GATTGGATCGAAATTTCTTACcgttttatttagtttaaagATCATCATGagaattttgtgtttttttcttagcAGCAATGAACGAAAGCATGATGTTTGTGCGTAGCGATAATTCCGCCTTTTTAGCGTCACTTAGCTTTCCCTTCAGCAGCTTTTCCACGCGCTTGAGTTCATCGGTGATCACGTCCTCGGGGTGTTTGTCCGACTTTTCTATCTTCCGCATCAGCGACACATACATTGGGTAGGACTTTTGATACTGTTCGCGCACCGTTTCATCCGTGTCGAGGTTTTCGATTTGGGCAATGATTTTCGTCCTCTCATTTGCGTCCGCTGTCTTCATGAACGCATGGGCGTACTCGTCCAGCTTCTGCACACACCCGGGCAGCCCGATGTACAGATCGGTGTTGCGCTTCAGAAACATGCGCAAGTTTTCCTCCGTGACGGCGAGTTCGACGGGAAAGTCTATCGGCTCGGTTAGGCGGTCACCCGCGAACAGCTTTATGACCGGGTACTCCTTCGGAATGTTGAACCGCCGCCCTAGGT
This region of Anopheles coustani chromosome X, idAnoCousDA_361_x.2, whole genome shotgun sequence genomic DNA includes:
- the LOC131269036 gene encoding protein windbeutel: MLCRLLVLSIIPLATVLINSSNTWTARGCVDLDSATFDKVVSKFRYSLVKFDTAFPYGDKHEAFTKLAQETVDLTDDLLFVLVGIKDYGEQDNTDLGRRFNIPKEYPVIKLFAGDRLTEPIDFPVELAVTEENLRMFLKRNTDLYIGLPGCVQKLDEYAHAFMKTADANERTKIIAQIENLDTDETVREQYQKSYPMYVSLMRKIEKSDKHPEDVITDELKRVEKLLKGKLSDAKKAELSLRTNIMLSFIAAKKKTQNSHDDL